Sequence from the Neptunomonas japonica JAMM 1380 genome:
TCCAAAAGAAATTGCAGAGCACAATATGATTGTGGATCTGCATCGAAATGATATTGGCCGTGTCGCGCAATTCGGCACCGTTAAAGTGCGTAGCTTGATGGATATTAAACGCTTTAGTCATGTGCAGCATATTTCTAGTGAGATTGTTGGCATTATCGCTGAAGAACACGATATGTTCTCTGCGCTGGCCAGTAATTTTCCTGCAGGTACGTTAACCGGTGCGCCAAAAATTGAAGCGATGAAAGTGATCGATGATCTTGAATTAGATGGTCGCGGTCCCTACGGTGGTGCTGTTGGGCATTTTTCCTTTAATGGAGACTGTGCTTTTGCCATTCCTATTCGCACCGTTTTTGCTAATGGTGAAGAGGCATATGTACAAACTTGTGGCGGAAATGTGTATGACTCCAACCCTGAAGATGAGTATGAAGAGATTCGTCGTAAGTTTGCAGGGACTAAAAAAGTCTTAGACCAGTTTATCAAGGAGGAGGCGTGAGCATGAAAGTTTACATTATCGATAATTATGACTCCTTTACGTATAACCTTTATCAGTTTATTGGTGAAATTTTAACCTCCGAAAAATCCAAGGGGCAAATTGAGAACTTTGAGATTGTGGTGAAGCGTAATGATCAAGTCACGTTAGCCGAGATTCAGGCGGCTAACCCGGATCGTATCATTATCTCGCCGGGACCGGGTTCGCCAGAGGATGAGCACTATTTTGGTGTGTGTGCTCAAGTAATCTCTCAGTTTGGTAAAACTATTCCTTTACTTGGTGTGTGTTTAGGGATGCAGGGAATTGTGCATCAGTTTGGTGGTAAGGTTGTGAAAGCGCATGTGCCGATGCACGGTAAAATTAGCCCTATTACGCATAATGGAGAGGGAATATTTCGCGGTATTCCTGACCAGCTCGAAGTGATGCGTTATCACTCTTTGATGGCGGAAGCTGAGAGTTTTCCTGAGTGTTTAGAATTGACCTCTATTGTCGGGGAGCTTACGGCAGATGAGTTTGGTGATTATACAAAAATTCATCAAGGAGGAGAGTTCGAAGTGATGGCAGTACGTCACCGTGAATACCCTATCACGGGTATCCAGTTCCATCCTGAGTCTTTTGCTACTGAAGGTGGTAAAGAGCTAATCAGGAACTTCCTTTTTGCCGACGAGTAAAGCACACCACTATCAGTAATAAGCTGAGCAGTAACACAGGAGTGACACCGTACTTTTGATAGGGTGTTACTCCGCTTCTTTTCTCAACGCTTCCTGTTAATACTGCTGGCTGATAAGCCGGTGCTTGTGCTGCTATTTCACCATAAGGGTCGACAATCGCAGTTAGCCCATTGTTGGTACTTCTGACTAACCATCGGCCATTTTCTAATGCGCGCATACGTGCAATTTGCATGTGTTGAGCTGGTGCTAAGGAGTGGCTGAACCATGTGTCGTTGGAGACAGTAAGAATCCAATCACTGTCTGTCGATAGCTTTCTGACAAGCTCTGGGTAGGCTATTTCATAACAGATTGCGGCGGCAATTTTGCTTGAGCTAAGGTTAAGTGTTGTTTGTTGTTGTGCGGGCAAGCTAAAGCTCGACATAGGTAAATTGAAAAACTCGATTACGCCGCGTAAATAATTTTCTACTGGTACGTACTCCCCAAAAGGAACCAGTCGCTGCTTATGATATATATCTGTTTTGCCCGTCAATAATGCCAGACTATTATGAGCGCGGTAGCCGTTAGGGTGTTCAGTGTCTCTCTCTATAGAAGGTATGCCGCTGATAAGTGCGCGATTGTCTTGCTCTAGTTGAGTTAGCAGATCGGACAGGTAGGGTTTTGCTGATGATAGCAGGGCCGGGATTGCTGTCTCGGGCCAAATGATCAGCGGTGCCTGGGTTTGTTTAAGTGTCATCTGGCTATAGATGTTGAGGAACTCGGGTAGGTAATTCTTATTCCATTTCAGCTGCTGAGGAATATTTGCTTGAACTATGTCTATCTCTTGGATATGCCCGCTTGCTTGCGTCCACTCCTTGGGTAGAAAAAAGCCTAAACAAGGCAGTGTGATAATAACGGCGAGAGCGATGCGTTGAGAAGCGTGGCGTGTTGTTAGCAACGATACTGTGGCAATTGATATGCACAGCACCGCAAACGACAGAAGCCAAACGCCGCCTATGGGGGCCCAAAATTTAAGCGGTGAATCTATCAGTGCGTACCCTAAATACAGCCATGGGAAACCGGTAAGAAACCAGCTGCGAATCCATTCAAAAATAACCCATAAGCCAATAAAACCAGCGCCGGATAGTGTGGATTTTGATAGCCATTTTGCATAACACCAGCCTTGTAGAGCAAAAGTTAGCGCTAGCCCCATTGCAAATGACAGCGTCATTAGGGACGCAAGCCAGATTGGAGCATTACCGTACGTATGAATGCTGACATATACCCAAGAGATACCTGTACCGAAAAAGCCGGTGCCAAAGCACCAGCTAACCCATGCTGATTGTTTCGGAGTAAGGTTTTGAAGCAGCAAGAATAAGATTCCGGGGATGATGAGAATCAATCCCCAAAAATCAAAAGGTGAAAACGCTAACGGTGTTAGAGCGCCGCAGATAAGAGCGATAAAGGCGCGATATTTTGTTAAAGACTTTAGCATGCTTAATAACACTTTATTATTTGCGTATTACCTGTAACAGCCGGATGCGACGGTTGTCTGAAGACAATACCTTGAAAGTGAAGTTTTGTATCGAGACCTCTTCATCTTTACGTGGGAGGTGGCCAAAGCGATGTGTAACAATGCCACCAATGGTATCGAACTCATCATCAGGAAAGCTGGTGTTGAAGTACTCGTTGAAGTCTTCAATTTCAGTCAAAGCCTTAACAATATAAGCGTTGTCGTCAAATAAACGGATATTGCCTTCATCCTCGTCGACATCGTGCTCATCTTCGATTTCACCGACGATCTGTTCTAGAACATCTTCGATGGTGACAAGACCGGCTATGCCGCCATATTCATCAATTACAATCGCCATATGATTGCGATTAGCGCGAAACTCTTTCAATAGAATATTGAGTCGCTTGCTTTCTGGAATGAAGGTGGCTTTGCGTAGTTTGTTGTAAATATCGAACTCTTCTTGGCCATCATCAATAATTAATGGCAAGAGATCTTTTGCTAATAATACGCCGATGACTTCATCAGGGGACTCGCCGATAACAGGGAAGCGGGAGTGAGCGCTGGAAATGATAAGGGGAAGGAATTCTTTAGGTGTTAGTTCTGCGTCTACCACAACCATTTGGGAGCGTGGGATCATAACATCTCGAACTTGCATCTCGGCAACTTGAATTGCGCCTTCAATGATGCTGAGGGCCTCTTGGTCCAGTACACTTTCTTCTGCTGCATCACGTAAAATGGTTAATACTTCATCACGTGTTTTGGGTTCATCAGAAAATGCCTGGGCAAAACGCCCGAACCAACTTCGTGGTTGTCCTGATCGATCTTCACTCATAACTAATTTCTCACACTCCTTGCTGATAAGGGTCAGGTATATTGATGGATGCTAGTAATGCTACTTCCAGTGTTTCCATCTGTTCGGCATCACTGTCATTTATATGGTCGAAACCAATAAGATGCAAGGTTCCATGTATTACCATGTGTGCCCAATGGTTGTGTATCGGTTTGTTTTGCTCTTGGGCTTCTTTTGTAACGATATCGGCACAAATGGCAAGGTCACCTAGTAAATCCATAGGGATGCCTTCAGGTCCATCGAAAGGAAAAGAGAGCACGTTGGTGGGTGCATCTTTACCGCGATAGTCGTTGTTAAGCTGTTGGCTTTCTGTAGGTTCCACTAAACGGATGCAGATCTCGCCGCGTGATTTTCTGCCGGTAAGCGCTAAAGTGACCCAGAGTTGAAAGTCTTCATCAGAAGGTAGTATTAGCTCAGTGTTGTCGACGTCTCTTTGGATATCCACGTCGTAGTTCATGATGTGCTGCCTTTGCTCTGTTCTTGTTCTTGGTCAAAGCGTTCATAAGCTTCAACAATGTGCTGAACTAATGGGTGACGCACTACATCTTTAGATGAGAAGTGAGTGAAACCAATGTCTTTAACGCCGCCCAATACATGGATTGCATGCTTGAGGCCTGAAGGAGTGCCTTTAGGCAGATCGACCTGAGTAATGTCGCCGGTAATAACCGCTGTAGTGCCAAAGCCGATGCGAGTAAGGAACATTTTCATCTGTTCGCGTGTGGTATTTTGGCTTTCATCCAAAATAACAAAGGCACCATTGAGTGTGCGGCCGCGCATGTAGGCGAGGGGGGCGACTTCAATAATGTTGCGCTCAAGAAGCTTATCGACTTTTTCAAAGCCAAGCATTTCATACAAGGCGTCATAAAGAGGGCGCAGGTAAGGGTCAACTTTTTGTGATAAGTCGCCGGGTAAAAAGCCGAGTTTCTCACCGGCTTCTACAGCAGGGCGCACAAGTAAAATACGCTCTATCTCTTCTTGTTCTAATGCTTGCACTGCACAGGCGACTGCTAAGTAAGTTTTTCCAGTACCCGCAGGGCCAATACCAAAATTGATATCGTGCTGCAAAATAGAACGTAGATAATTTTGCTGGTTGGGACCGCGTGGCCTGATGAGAGCTTTACGCGTGCGAATGCTGATATCGCCTTTTAGTTGCTTGTTACCATTGCTAGCGCGTTGCTCGACACCTGACTGCTGTAGTAGCAAGTGGATCAATTCAGGCGTGATATCGGTCCCATCGATTGAGTCTTGATACAGTTGCTTAATCATTTCTCCAGCGAGTTGTGCCTGCTGGCTTTTTCCCGATACTTGGAAATCATTGCTACGGTTATGAATCGTGACATCTAGACGCGATTCCAATAGCTTCAGATGTTCATTAAGTTTGCCGCATAGATTGGCAAGGGCATCTGCATGAAAAGGCGTTAGTAAAAATTTAACGTCTTTAGTTGTTTGTGTGGTCATACTGGCGTTTTTCAATCCGCAATGGGTTTAGTCGAGCTCAGAGCTAACAAGCTCACCAAGCAAGGAGTTCTGGTAAGCATCAAGGATGCGCACATCCGCAAAATGCCCTATCAGATTTGGATTATCGCACTTGAAATTAACAACACGGTTGTTTTCGGTGCGTCCTGATAAAAGTCCAGGGTCTTTTCTGGAGTAGCGGTTAACCAGAATGCGTTGGGTAGAGCCAATCATGCGACGGCTAATCTGCATTGTTTGCTGGATAATACGTGTTTGCAAAATCTGTAAATGTTCTTTTTTGGTTTCTTCAGACACGGTATCAGGCAGATCAGATGCGGGTGTTCCTGGGCGTCTGCTGTAGACGAAGCTGAATGAGTTATCAAAACCTATCTCTTGGATGAGGTTCATAGTTGCTTCAAAATCTGCTTCGGTCTCACCCGGAAAGCCGATGATGAAGTCAGAGGACATAGTTAGCTCTGGGCGTATTTTCATCAATCGGCGTATTTTTGATTTGTATTCTAATACAGTATGTCCACGCTTCATGGCCATCAGAATGCGGTCAGAACCAGACTGTACAGGTAGGTGAAGATGGTTAACCAGCTCTGGTACGTCAGCAAAAGCTTGAATTAAATTGTCTGTAAACTCGACAGGGTGTGAAGTAGTGAAACGGATACGATCGATCCCATCAACCGCCGCAACGTTACGAATCAACTCAGCTAAATCTGCGGTGTCGCCATCATGTGTATCACCACGGTAGGCGTTGACGTTCTGGCCTAATAGGTTTACTTCTCTGACACCTTGCTCAGCTAGCTCAACGCACTCAGTAATAACGTCATCTATTGGGCGGCTAACTTCTTCTCCGCGTGTATAGGGAACGACGCAGAATGAACAATATTTAC
This genomic interval carries:
- the ybeY gene encoding rRNA maturation RNase YbeY, whose product is MNYDVDIQRDVDNTELILPSDEDFQLWVTLALTGRKSRGEICIRLVEPTESQQLNNDYRGKDAPTNVLSFPFDGPEGIPMDLLGDLAICADIVTKEAQEQNKPIHNHWAHMVIHGTLHLIGFDHINDSDAEQMETLEVALLASINIPDPYQQGV
- a CDS encoding HlyC/CorC family transporter; this translates as MSEDRSGQPRSWFGRFAQAFSDEPKTRDEVLTILRDAAEESVLDQEALSIIEGAIQVAEMQVRDVMIPRSQMVVVDAELTPKEFLPLIISSAHSRFPVIGESPDEVIGVLLAKDLLPLIIDDGQEEFDIYNKLRKATFIPESKRLNILLKEFRANRNHMAIVIDEYGGIAGLVTIEDVLEQIVGEIEDEHDVDEDEGNIRLFDDNAYIVKALTEIEDFNEYFNTSFPDDEFDTIGGIVTHRFGHLPRKDEEVSIQNFTFKVLSSDNRRIRLLQVIRK
- the miaB gene encoding tRNA (N6-isopentenyl adenosine(37)-C2)-methylthiotransferase MiaB encodes the protein MAKKLFIKTHGCQMNEYDSARMSDLLGESHKLELTDSLDDADVLLLNTCSIREKAQEKVFHQLGRWRKLKDKRPDLIIGVGGCVASQEGDNILKRAPYVDMIFGPQTLHRLPEMIDLTNQGQKGIVDISFPEIEKFDVLPTPKAEGAEAFVSVMEGCSKYCSFCVVPYTRGEEVSRPIDDVITECVELAEQGVREVNLLGQNVNAYRGDTHDGDTADLAELIRNVAAVDGIDRIRFTTSHPVEFTDNLIQAFADVPELVNHLHLPVQSGSDRILMAMKRGHTVLEYKSKIRRLMKIRPELTMSSDFIIGFPGETEADFEATMNLIQEIGFDNSFSFVYSRRPGTPASDLPDTVSEETKKEHLQILQTRIIQQTMQISRRMIGSTQRILVNRYSRKDPGLLSGRTENNRVVNFKCDNPNLIGHFADVRILDAYQNSLLGELVSSELD
- the lnt gene encoding apolipoprotein N-acyltransferase, with the protein product MLKSLTKYRAFIALICGALTPLAFSPFDFWGLILIIPGILFLLLQNLTPKQSAWVSWCFGTGFFGTGISWVYVSIHTYGNAPIWLASLMTLSFAMGLALTFALQGWCYAKWLSKSTLSGAGFIGLWVIFEWIRSWFLTGFPWLYLGYALIDSPLKFWAPIGGVWLLSFAVLCISIATVSLLTTRHASQRIALAVIITLPCLGFFLPKEWTQASGHIQEIDIVQANIPQQLKWNKNYLPEFLNIYSQMTLKQTQAPLIIWPETAIPALLSSAKPYLSDLLTQLEQDNRALISGIPSIERDTEHPNGYRAHNSLALLTGKTDIYHKQRLVPFGEYVPVENYLRGVIEFFNLPMSSFSLPAQQQTTLNLSSSKIAAAICYEIAYPELVRKLSTDSDWILTVSNDTWFSHSLAPAQHMQIARMRALENGRWLVRSTNNGLTAIVDPYGEIAAQAPAYQPAVLTGSVEKRSGVTPYQKYGVTPVLLLSLLLIVVCFTRRQKGSS
- a CDS encoding anthranilate synthase component II produces the protein MKVYIIDNYDSFTYNLYQFIGEILTSEKSKGQIENFEIVVKRNDQVTLAEIQAANPDRIIISPGPGSPEDEHYFGVCAQVISQFGKTIPLLGVCLGMQGIVHQFGGKVVKAHVPMHGKISPITHNGEGIFRGIPDQLEVMRYHSLMAEAESFPECLELTSIVGELTADEFGDYTKIHQGGEFEVMAVRHREYPITGIQFHPESFATEGGKELIRNFLFADE
- a CDS encoding PhoH family protein produces the protein MTTQTTKDVKFLLTPFHADALANLCGKLNEHLKLLESRLDVTIHNRSNDFQVSGKSQQAQLAGEMIKQLYQDSIDGTDITPELIHLLLQQSGVEQRASNGNKQLKGDISIRTRKALIRPRGPNQQNYLRSILQHDINFGIGPAGTGKTYLAVACAVQALEQEEIERILLVRPAVEAGEKLGFLPGDLSQKVDPYLRPLYDALYEMLGFEKVDKLLERNIIEVAPLAYMRGRTLNGAFVILDESQNTTREQMKMFLTRIGFGTTAVITGDITQVDLPKGTPSGLKHAIHVLGGVKDIGFTHFSSKDVVRHPLVQHIVEAYERFDQEQEQSKGSTS